From the Scophthalmus maximus strain ysfricsl-2021 chromosome 11, ASM2237912v1, whole genome shotgun sequence genome, one window contains:
- the arhgap32a gene encoding rho GTPase-activating protein 32 isoform X1: MESGCVVAAVIENAASGPQGEPGSSDVLEGDVLPSTDVDKDDALPQATNNNPPEKKQPQETSTAMVRSDDVPEHTAEPLLRSCVSTASMKVKNMKKLTFPRGHFPRLEECAHFHYETVDFGNVQLAFAEGQSEGPKAGSDSKELVFLVQITCQGRNWLVTRSYEEFRVLDKHLHLCIYDRRYSHLAELPRHDSFGDTVESVTKMLATYLSRFTAIADNKINCGPVLTWMEIDNKGNHLLVSEEASINVPAIAAAHVTKRYTAQATDELTFEVGDIVSVIDMPPKEDTGWWRGKHGFQVGFFPCDCVELINDKIPPSVQSSVPKPVCKKHGKLVTFLRTFMKSRPPPQKLRQRGILRERVFGCDLGEHLHNSGHDVPQVVKSCAEFIEKQGVVDGIYRLSGISSNIQKLRHEFDSEQIPDLSRDVFRQDIHSVGSLCKLFFRELPNPLLTYQLYERFSEAVSAATDEERLVKIHNVIQQLPPPHYRTLEFLMRHLSRLATFSPITSMHTKNLAIVWAPNLLRSRQIESACFSGTAAFMEVRIQSVVVEFILNNTEALFSPKLNAIIRESTATGNNTLARPKSLLVCSPSTKLLSLEEAQARTQAQLGSPATTPCLSHSDYIEVGEGPGALLGKFHTVIELPMESNRRPPAKAKKSPVGNWLSFFHLGKSHSLSKRKLKRHPSEPNEIKSIALPGGRGDSGTLRSTKSEESLTSLHNVEGEPPSYRPLRPRSTSEALSAVIKEDLRNSRSKDDNKTHPLNESHRGADRGHTATCVSPPHQEDDLDLCPPAAGISTLDFDPMSFQCSPPAAILRQQHNRDGNKLRKSAGCSSELEPISSPNNNISRSQSPDISPVLSKGGKKVTSKLHSPKLRKKSFKTQADVQTTSASVPPFPSSSPPVEKCEAPPADGKETRVCYPHCSPLSTASQASALTDLSQSAQNLPDPGTDRLMSSVSVLPPHPPSTSAARKLALALAESAQKATSGSQRRNNIPTHPLHRQEASRAQDRPPRPSVLDLKVYPQEYCSPHTSSSVSQWQASAHSPVESLFCPHFPPSHLCSTPVQVADGQESASNFTPNVSPLGSGSLDEGSAERRDRRQEKELRVVGQAEPNYQSVGVSTPTQPACLAQSPTTSPVYVNTDSTNVFNFRAVLAETSMPASIEEVIPRPLQPSSTHNYSPEEDRPLGMVEGVYSNHHPHPHHHWPVKSGRMPAPNCPRPDALPHHLLGPKSLYRQSSESRHSTLGLRQPLSPQYRRYRRDEHLISDCHRQQDQWQRSEDRIVGHPAIRRARSFHTPQISHYELAKTEVLPPDTMFYVEQKTGREVPYQRLIQTGIHPVRLQFDDTSAEPRYSTFSDMNPTDGSHYYMEPYRQSGIRHSKSYTTRNTRGQSDYYNYSPRRVPPVSRELYIESRDTVVYEARDAEVFESFVYQPAKQESKFKRKTECPAMCPYESPVSPTDARSRDIMHTRSKSDPGNASLLSTDRTEKIVVATSPTSLRSQADPDGSRQKCGQKSSAELGPSRRIQMKESSSQQPPLRKVPSLPERDCPKLKNTEHKDRSHSRVQDPGRLMMTNAVNNYSGIVKPGILRRPGRSQSTRENRHYYHYHAKSPLDPEHLGSFSSQLNRRTQSTKVRPTQYDHMKEYYAVPKPKPARSGKAVAGYLPGQGCMSPRGHRLLSKALGQEGFCHAALRSEAGVYEGF; this comes from the exons ATGGAGTCTGGATGTGTGGTTGCCGCGGTGATTGAAAATGCTGCTTCAGGACCCCAGGGAGAACCAGGAAGTAGTGACGTCCTTGAGGG AGATGTGCTACCGTCTACTGACGTAGACAAAGACGATGCCTTACCTCAAGCCACCAACAATAATCCTCCAGAAAAGAAACAGCCACAGGAGACATCCACTGCCATG GTGAGGAGTGACGATGTCCCAGAGCATACAGCCGAGCCCCTCCTGCGCTCCTGCGTCAGCACGGCAAGCATGAAGGTCAAGAACATGAAAAA gcTAACGTTTCCCAGAGGTCACTTCCCCAGGTTGGAGGAGTGTGCCCATTTCCACTATGAGACTGTTGACTTTGGCAACGTTCAG TTGGCCTTTGCAGAGGGGCAGAGCGAAGGACCGAAGGCTGGTTCGGACTCCAAAGAGCTGGTCTTTCTAGTTCAGATCACTTGTCAG ggTCGGAACTGGCTGGTGACGAGATCCTATGAAGAATTCCGAGTGCTGGACAAGCACCTACATTTGTGTATCTATGACCGCCGTTACTCCCACCTCGCCGAGCTGCCACGACACGACTCGTTTGGGGACACTGTGGAG TCAGTAACGAAGATGTTGGCCACCTACCTGTCCCGCTTCACTGCCATCGCTGACAACAAAATCAACTGTGGTCCGGTGTTAACATGGATGGAG attgaCAACAAGGGGAACCACCTGCTGGTGTCTGAAGAAGCCTCGATCAATGTCCCCGCTATCGCTGCCGCACACGTCACCAAGCGCTACACAGCCCAGGCCACAGATGAGTTGACCTTTGAG GTAGGGGACATTGTGTCAGTGATAGACATGCCTCCTAAAGAGGACACGGGCTGGTGGAGAGGGAAACATGGCTTTCAG GTCGGTTTCTTCCCCTGCGACTGTGTTGAGCTGATAAATGACAAGATTCCCCCCAGTGTTCAAAGCTCGGTGCCGAAGCCAG TGTGTAAGAAGCATGGTAAGCTGGTAACGTTCCTGAGGACTTTTATGAAGTCTCGGCCGCCGCCCCAGAAGCTGCGGCAGCGTGGAATCCTCAGGGAGCGCGTGTTTGGCTGTGACTTGGGGGAACATCTCCACAACTCTGGACATGACG TCCCGCAGGTTGTTAAGAGCTGTGCTGAATTCATAGAAAAGCAAGGAGTTGTGGATGGAATCTACAGATTGTCTGGGATTTCCTCCAACATCCAGAAACtgag gCACGAGTTTGACTCTGAGCAGATCCCAGACCTGAGCAGAGACGTCTTCCGGCAGGACATCCACTCAGTGGGCTCCCTCTGCAAGCTGTTCTTCAGAGAGTTGCCCAACCCTCTGCTGACCTACCAGCTCTATGAAAGATTCTCA GAGGCCGTGTCTGCAGCCACTGATGAGGAGAGGCTGGTCAAAATCCACAATGTCATCCAGCAGCTGCCTCCTCCACATTACAG GACTCTGGAGTTCCTTATGAGACATCTTTCCCGCCTGGCCACCTTCAGCCCCATCACTAGCATGCACACTAAAAACCTGGCTATAGTGTGGGCACCTAACCTCCTCAG GTCCAGACAGATTGAGTCGGCCTGTTTTAGTGGCACCGCAGCTTTCATGGAGGTGCGCATCCAGTCGGTGGTGGTGGAGTTCATCCTCAACAACACTGAGGCACTTTTCAGCCCGAAACTCAACGCCATCATCAGGGAAAGCACGG CTACAGGTAACAACACCTTAGCCAGACCCAAGTCCCTGCTGGTCTGCTCTCCATCCACAAAGTTACTCTCTCTGGAGGAGGCCCAGGCTCGCACCCAGGCGCAGCTGGGCTCCCCGGCCACCACCCCCTGCCTCAGCCACAGTGACTACATCGAGGTCGGGGAGGGGCCCGGAGCTCTGCTCGGAAAGTTCCACACAGTCATCGAGCTCCCCATGGAGAG CAACAGGCGGCCTCCTGCCAAGGCTAAGAAGTCTCCTGTGGGGAACTGGCTCTCCTTTTTCCACCTGGGCAAGTCCCATTCTTTGTCTAAACGTAAACTGAAGCGACACCCCAGCGAGCCTAATGAGATAAAGAGCATTGCACTGCCAG gaggaagaggggacaGTGGCACATTGCGCTCTACCAAAAGTGAAGAATCTCTCACCTCTTTGCACAATGTGGAAg GGGAACCACCAAGTTACCGTCCACTTAGACCTCGTTCGACTAGTGAGGCCTTGTCTGCTGTCATTAAAGAGGACCTACGCAATTCCAGAAGTAAAGACGACAACAAAACCCACCCACTGAATGAGAGTCATCGTGGTGCTGATCGTGGCCACACTGCCACGTGTGTTTCACCTCCACATCAGGAGGACGACCTCGACCTTTGTCCCCCGGCTGCAGGCATATCTACTTTGGACTTTGACCCCATGTCTTTTCAGTGCAGCCCACCCGCAGCCATCCTGCgacagcagcacaacagagaTGGAAACAAACTGAGGAAGAGCGCAGGTTGTTCGAGTGAATTGGAGCCAATTTCTTctccaaacaacaacataagCCGCTCCCAGTCCCCAGATATTAGCCCGGTTCTCAGCAAAGGTGGTAAGAAGGTTACCTCCAAGCTTCACTCTCCTAAACTCAGGAAGAAATCCTTTAAAACACAAGCAGATGTTCAGACTACATCTGCCTCTGTGCcacctttcccctcctcttctcccccagTGGAGAAATGTGAAGCTCCACCGGCAGATGGAAAAGAGACAAGAGTCTGCTACCCACACTGCAGCCCACTCAGCACAGCGAGCCAGGCATCAGCCCTGACCGACCTCAGTCAGTCTGCACAGAACCTGCCTGATCCAG GAACAGATAGACTTATGAGTTCAGTGTCTGttctccctcctcaccctccctcgACGAGTGCTGCACGCAAGTTGGCTTTGGCTCTGGCTGAATCGGCCCAGAAGGCCACCAGTGGCTCCCAAAGACGAAATAACATCCCAACGCACCCCCTTCACAGACAGGAAGCTTCTCGCGCCCAGGACAGACCCCCCCGGCCCTCTGTTCTTGACCTCAAAGTGTACCCCCAGGAGTACTGCAGCCCTCAtacctcctcttctgtctcccaGTGGCAAGCATCGGCGCATAGCCCTGTGGAGAGCCTCTTCTGCCCTCATTTCCCACCTTCACACCTCTGCTCGACGCCCGTGCAAGTCGCTGACGGACAGGAAAGCGCGTCTAATTTCACACCTAATGTCAGCCCACTTGGGTCGGGGAGTTTGGACGAAGGcagtgcagagaggagggacCGCAGACAGGAAAAAGAGCTCAGAGTTGTCGGACAAGCAGAGCCCAACTATCAGAGTGTTGGCGTCTCGACACCCACACAGCCTGCGTGCTTGGCTCAGAGCCCGACAACTTCTCCCGTATATGTGAACACCGACTCCACCAATGTCTTCAATTTCCGTGCTGTTCTTGCTGAGACATCCATGCCTGCCTCCATCGAGGAGGTTATCCCACGGCCATTACAGCCCTCCTCAACCCACAACTACAGCCCAGAGGAGGACAGACCGTTGGGCATGGTTGAGGGTGTCTACAGtaaccatcatcctcatcctcatcatcattggCCAGTTAAATCAGGACGAATGCCTGCACCTAACTGCCCTCGGCCAGATGCCTTGCCACATCACCTTTTGGGGCCAAAAAGCCTGTACAGGCAATCCTCTGAAAGCCGCCACAGCACCTTAGGTCTAAGACAACCGTTGTCACCTCAGTACAGACGTTACCGTAGAGATGAGCACCTCATCAGTGACTGCCACAGGCAACAAGACCAGtggcagaggtcagaggatAGGATAGTTGGGCATCCAGCCATCCGTAGGGCTCGCTCCTTCCATACCCCACAGATTAGTCACTATGAGCTGGCGAAGACGGAGGTTCTGCCACCGGACACCATGTTTTACGTTGAGCAGAAGACCGGCAGAGAAGTGCCCTATCAGAGGCTGATTCAGACTGGCATCCACCCAGTTCGGCTTCAGTTTGACGACACAAGTGCTGAGCCCCGTTACAGCACCTTCTCAGATATGAACCCAACAGATGGTTCCCACTATTATATGGAGCCTTACCGGCAAAGCGGTATCCGACACAGTAAGTCTTACACCACCCGTAACACACGGGGACAATCAGATTACTACAACTACTCTCCACGTCGTGTGCCCCCTGTGAGCAGGGAGCTTTACATAGAAAGCAGGGACACTGTTGTTTACGAGGCCAGAGATGCAGAAGTTTTTGAAAGTTTTGTCTATCAACCGGCCAAGCAGGAGAGTAAATTCAAACGTAAAACTGAGTGTCCAGCTATGTGTCCATATGAGAGTCCTGTCTCGCCGACGGATGCAAGAAGCAGAGACATAATGCACACAAGGAGCAAGTCAGACCCGGGAAATGCCTCCCTCCTGTCCACCGATAGGACAGAAAAAATTGTCGTTGCTACATCTCCAACATCCCTGAGGTCTCAGGCAGACCCTGACGGCAGCAGGCAAAAGTGTGGCCAAAAGTCCAGTGCAGAGCTCGGTCCATCGAGGCGAATTCAGATGAAAGAGAGCTCCTCTCAGCAGCCGCCGCTGCGCAAAGTCCCCTCTCTCCCAGAAAGGGACTGTCCTAAACTCAAGAACACCGAGCACAAAGACAGAAGCCATTCACGAGTTCAGGACCCGGGTCGATTAATGATGACCAATGCCGTCAACAACTACTCCGGTATTGTGAAACCCGGCATCCTCAGGAGACCCGGACGGTCGCAGAGCACCAGAGAGAATCGTCACTACTATCATTACCACGCCAAATCCCCTCTGGATCCAGAACATCTGGGATCCTTCTCCTCTCAGCTCAACAGAAGGACTCAGAGCACTAAAGTCAGGCCAACACAGTATGACCACATGAAGGAGTATTACGCAGTTCCCAAACCTAAACCCGCAAGATCTGGTAAAGCCGTGGCCGGATATTTGCCCGGCCAGGGCTGCATGTCTCCCCGGGGGCACAGACTGCTGTCCAAGGCCCTGGGCCAAGAGGGGTTTTGTCACGCTGCACTGAGATCGGAGGCCGGAGTCTACGAGGGCTTCTGA
- the arhgap32a gene encoding rho GTPase-activating protein 32 isoform X2 produces MESGCVVAAVIENAASGPQGEPGSSDVLEGDVLPSTDVDKDDALPQATNNNPPEKKQPQETSTAMVRSDDVPEHTAEPLLRSCVSTASMKVKNMKKLTFPRGHFPRLEECAHFHYETVDFGNVQLAFAEGQSEGPKAGSDSKELVFLVQITCQGRNWLVTRSYEEFRVLDKHLHLCIYDRRYSHLAELPRHDSFGDTVESVTKMLATYLSRFTAIADNKINCGPVLTWMEIDNKGNHLLVSEEASINVPAIAAAHVTKRYTAQATDELTFEVGDIVSVIDMPPKEDTGWWRGKHGFQVGFFPCDCVELINDKIPPSVQSSVPKPVCKKHGKLVTFLRTFMKSRPPPQKLRQRGILRERVFGCDLGEHLHNSGHDVPQVVKSCAEFIEKQGVVDGIYRLSGISSNIQKLRHEFDSEQIPDLSRDVFRQDIHSVGSLCKLFFRELPNPLLTYQLYERFSEAVSAATDEERLVKIHNVIQQLPPPHYRTLEFLMRHLSRLATFSPITSMHTKNLAIVWAPNLLRSRQIESACFSGTAAFMEVRIQSVVVEFILNNTEALFSPKLNAIIRESTATGNNTLARPKSLLVCSPSTKLLSLEEAQARTQAQLGSPATTPCLSHSDYIEVGEGPGALLGKFHTVIELPMESNRRPPAKAKKSPVGNWLSFFHLGGRGDSGTLRSTKSEESLTSLHNVEGEPPSYRPLRPRSTSEALSAVIKEDLRNSRSKDDNKTHPLNESHRGADRGHTATCVSPPHQEDDLDLCPPAAGISTLDFDPMSFQCSPPAAILRQQHNRDGNKLRKSAGCSSELEPISSPNNNISRSQSPDISPVLSKGGKKVTSKLHSPKLRKKSFKTQADVQTTSASVPPFPSSSPPVEKCEAPPADGKETRVCYPHCSPLSTASQASALTDLSQSAQNLPDPGTDRLMSSVSVLPPHPPSTSAARKLALALAESAQKATSGSQRRNNIPTHPLHRQEASRAQDRPPRPSVLDLKVYPQEYCSPHTSSSVSQWQASAHSPVESLFCPHFPPSHLCSTPVQVADGQESASNFTPNVSPLGSGSLDEGSAERRDRRQEKELRVVGQAEPNYQSVGVSTPTQPACLAQSPTTSPVYVNTDSTNVFNFRAVLAETSMPASIEEVIPRPLQPSSTHNYSPEEDRPLGMVEGVYSNHHPHPHHHWPVKSGRMPAPNCPRPDALPHHLLGPKSLYRQSSESRHSTLGLRQPLSPQYRRYRRDEHLISDCHRQQDQWQRSEDRIVGHPAIRRARSFHTPQISHYELAKTEVLPPDTMFYVEQKTGREVPYQRLIQTGIHPVRLQFDDTSAEPRYSTFSDMNPTDGSHYYMEPYRQSGIRHSKSYTTRNTRGQSDYYNYSPRRVPPVSRELYIESRDTVVYEARDAEVFESFVYQPAKQESKFKRKTECPAMCPYESPVSPTDARSRDIMHTRSKSDPGNASLLSTDRTEKIVVATSPTSLRSQADPDGSRQKCGQKSSAELGPSRRIQMKESSSQQPPLRKVPSLPERDCPKLKNTEHKDRSHSRVQDPGRLMMTNAVNNYSGIVKPGILRRPGRSQSTRENRHYYHYHAKSPLDPEHLGSFSSQLNRRTQSTKVRPTQYDHMKEYYAVPKPKPARSGKAVAGYLPGQGCMSPRGHRLLSKALGQEGFCHAALRSEAGVYEGF; encoded by the exons ATGGAGTCTGGATGTGTGGTTGCCGCGGTGATTGAAAATGCTGCTTCAGGACCCCAGGGAGAACCAGGAAGTAGTGACGTCCTTGAGGG AGATGTGCTACCGTCTACTGACGTAGACAAAGACGATGCCTTACCTCAAGCCACCAACAATAATCCTCCAGAAAAGAAACAGCCACAGGAGACATCCACTGCCATG GTGAGGAGTGACGATGTCCCAGAGCATACAGCCGAGCCCCTCCTGCGCTCCTGCGTCAGCACGGCAAGCATGAAGGTCAAGAACATGAAAAA gcTAACGTTTCCCAGAGGTCACTTCCCCAGGTTGGAGGAGTGTGCCCATTTCCACTATGAGACTGTTGACTTTGGCAACGTTCAG TTGGCCTTTGCAGAGGGGCAGAGCGAAGGACCGAAGGCTGGTTCGGACTCCAAAGAGCTGGTCTTTCTAGTTCAGATCACTTGTCAG ggTCGGAACTGGCTGGTGACGAGATCCTATGAAGAATTCCGAGTGCTGGACAAGCACCTACATTTGTGTATCTATGACCGCCGTTACTCCCACCTCGCCGAGCTGCCACGACACGACTCGTTTGGGGACACTGTGGAG TCAGTAACGAAGATGTTGGCCACCTACCTGTCCCGCTTCACTGCCATCGCTGACAACAAAATCAACTGTGGTCCGGTGTTAACATGGATGGAG attgaCAACAAGGGGAACCACCTGCTGGTGTCTGAAGAAGCCTCGATCAATGTCCCCGCTATCGCTGCCGCACACGTCACCAAGCGCTACACAGCCCAGGCCACAGATGAGTTGACCTTTGAG GTAGGGGACATTGTGTCAGTGATAGACATGCCTCCTAAAGAGGACACGGGCTGGTGGAGAGGGAAACATGGCTTTCAG GTCGGTTTCTTCCCCTGCGACTGTGTTGAGCTGATAAATGACAAGATTCCCCCCAGTGTTCAAAGCTCGGTGCCGAAGCCAG TGTGTAAGAAGCATGGTAAGCTGGTAACGTTCCTGAGGACTTTTATGAAGTCTCGGCCGCCGCCCCAGAAGCTGCGGCAGCGTGGAATCCTCAGGGAGCGCGTGTTTGGCTGTGACTTGGGGGAACATCTCCACAACTCTGGACATGACG TCCCGCAGGTTGTTAAGAGCTGTGCTGAATTCATAGAAAAGCAAGGAGTTGTGGATGGAATCTACAGATTGTCTGGGATTTCCTCCAACATCCAGAAACtgag gCACGAGTTTGACTCTGAGCAGATCCCAGACCTGAGCAGAGACGTCTTCCGGCAGGACATCCACTCAGTGGGCTCCCTCTGCAAGCTGTTCTTCAGAGAGTTGCCCAACCCTCTGCTGACCTACCAGCTCTATGAAAGATTCTCA GAGGCCGTGTCTGCAGCCACTGATGAGGAGAGGCTGGTCAAAATCCACAATGTCATCCAGCAGCTGCCTCCTCCACATTACAG GACTCTGGAGTTCCTTATGAGACATCTTTCCCGCCTGGCCACCTTCAGCCCCATCACTAGCATGCACACTAAAAACCTGGCTATAGTGTGGGCACCTAACCTCCTCAG GTCCAGACAGATTGAGTCGGCCTGTTTTAGTGGCACCGCAGCTTTCATGGAGGTGCGCATCCAGTCGGTGGTGGTGGAGTTCATCCTCAACAACACTGAGGCACTTTTCAGCCCGAAACTCAACGCCATCATCAGGGAAAGCACGG CTACAGGTAACAACACCTTAGCCAGACCCAAGTCCCTGCTGGTCTGCTCTCCATCCACAAAGTTACTCTCTCTGGAGGAGGCCCAGGCTCGCACCCAGGCGCAGCTGGGCTCCCCGGCCACCACCCCCTGCCTCAGCCACAGTGACTACATCGAGGTCGGGGAGGGGCCCGGAGCTCTGCTCGGAAAGTTCCACACAGTCATCGAGCTCCCCATGGAGAG CAACAGGCGGCCTCCTGCCAAGGCTAAGAAGTCTCCTGTGGGGAACTGGCTCTCCTTTTTCCACCTGG gaggaagaggggacaGTGGCACATTGCGCTCTACCAAAAGTGAAGAATCTCTCACCTCTTTGCACAATGTGGAAg GGGAACCACCAAGTTACCGTCCACTTAGACCTCGTTCGACTAGTGAGGCCTTGTCTGCTGTCATTAAAGAGGACCTACGCAATTCCAGAAGTAAAGACGACAACAAAACCCACCCACTGAATGAGAGTCATCGTGGTGCTGATCGTGGCCACACTGCCACGTGTGTTTCACCTCCACATCAGGAGGACGACCTCGACCTTTGTCCCCCGGCTGCAGGCATATCTACTTTGGACTTTGACCCCATGTCTTTTCAGTGCAGCCCACCCGCAGCCATCCTGCgacagcagcacaacagagaTGGAAACAAACTGAGGAAGAGCGCAGGTTGTTCGAGTGAATTGGAGCCAATTTCTTctccaaacaacaacataagCCGCTCCCAGTCCCCAGATATTAGCCCGGTTCTCAGCAAAGGTGGTAAGAAGGTTACCTCCAAGCTTCACTCTCCTAAACTCAGGAAGAAATCCTTTAAAACACAAGCAGATGTTCAGACTACATCTGCCTCTGTGCcacctttcccctcctcttctcccccagTGGAGAAATGTGAAGCTCCACCGGCAGATGGAAAAGAGACAAGAGTCTGCTACCCACACTGCAGCCCACTCAGCACAGCGAGCCAGGCATCAGCCCTGACCGACCTCAGTCAGTCTGCACAGAACCTGCCTGATCCAG GAACAGATAGACTTATGAGTTCAGTGTCTGttctccctcctcaccctccctcgACGAGTGCTGCACGCAAGTTGGCTTTGGCTCTGGCTGAATCGGCCCAGAAGGCCACCAGTGGCTCCCAAAGACGAAATAACATCCCAACGCACCCCCTTCACAGACAGGAAGCTTCTCGCGCCCAGGACAGACCCCCCCGGCCCTCTGTTCTTGACCTCAAAGTGTACCCCCAGGAGTACTGCAGCCCTCAtacctcctcttctgtctcccaGTGGCAAGCATCGGCGCATAGCCCTGTGGAGAGCCTCTTCTGCCCTCATTTCCCACCTTCACACCTCTGCTCGACGCCCGTGCAAGTCGCTGACGGACAGGAAAGCGCGTCTAATTTCACACCTAATGTCAGCCCACTTGGGTCGGGGAGTTTGGACGAAGGcagtgcagagaggagggacCGCAGACAGGAAAAAGAGCTCAGAGTTGTCGGACAAGCAGAGCCCAACTATCAGAGTGTTGGCGTCTCGACACCCACACAGCCTGCGTGCTTGGCTCAGAGCCCGACAACTTCTCCCGTATATGTGAACACCGACTCCACCAATGTCTTCAATTTCCGTGCTGTTCTTGCTGAGACATCCATGCCTGCCTCCATCGAGGAGGTTATCCCACGGCCATTACAGCCCTCCTCAACCCACAACTACAGCCCAGAGGAGGACAGACCGTTGGGCATGGTTGAGGGTGTCTACAGtaaccatcatcctcatcctcatcatcattggCCAGTTAAATCAGGACGAATGCCTGCACCTAACTGCCCTCGGCCAGATGCCTTGCCACATCACCTTTTGGGGCCAAAAAGCCTGTACAGGCAATCCTCTGAAAGCCGCCACAGCACCTTAGGTCTAAGACAACCGTTGTCACCTCAGTACAGACGTTACCGTAGAGATGAGCACCTCATCAGTGACTGCCACAGGCAACAAGACCAGtggcagaggtcagaggatAGGATAGTTGGGCATCCAGCCATCCGTAGGGCTCGCTCCTTCCATACCCCACAGATTAGTCACTATGAGCTGGCGAAGACGGAGGTTCTGCCACCGGACACCATGTTTTACGTTGAGCAGAAGACCGGCAGAGAAGTGCCCTATCAGAGGCTGATTCAGACTGGCATCCACCCAGTTCGGCTTCAGTTTGACGACACAAGTGCTGAGCCCCGTTACAGCACCTTCTCAGATATGAACCCAACAGATGGTTCCCACTATTATATGGAGCCTTACCGGCAAAGCGGTATCCGACACAGTAAGTCTTACACCACCCGTAACACACGGGGACAATCAGATTACTACAACTACTCTCCACGTCGTGTGCCCCCTGTGAGCAGGGAGCTTTACATAGAAAGCAGGGACACTGTTGTTTACGAGGCCAGAGATGCAGAAGTTTTTGAAAGTTTTGTCTATCAACCGGCCAAGCAGGAGAGTAAATTCAAACGTAAAACTGAGTGTCCAGCTATGTGTCCATATGAGAGTCCTGTCTCGCCGACGGATGCAAGAAGCAGAGACATAATGCACACAAGGAGCAAGTCAGACCCGGGAAATGCCTCCCTCCTGTCCACCGATAGGACAGAAAAAATTGTCGTTGCTACATCTCCAACATCCCTGAGGTCTCAGGCAGACCCTGACGGCAGCAGGCAAAAGTGTGGCCAAAAGTCCAGTGCAGAGCTCGGTCCATCGAGGCGAATTCAGATGAAAGAGAGCTCCTCTCAGCAGCCGCCGCTGCGCAAAGTCCCCTCTCTCCCAGAAAGGGACTGTCCTAAACTCAAGAACACCGAGCACAAAGACAGAAGCCATTCACGAGTTCAGGACCCGGGTCGATTAATGATGACCAATGCCGTCAACAACTACTCCGGTATTGTGAAACCCGGCATCCTCAGGAGACCCGGACGGTCGCAGAGCACCAGAGAGAATCGTCACTACTATCATTACCACGCCAAATCCCCTCTGGATCCAGAACATCTGGGATCCTTCTCCTCTCAGCTCAACAGAAGGACTCAGAGCACTAAAGTCAGGCCAACACAGTATGACCACATGAAGGAGTATTACGCAGTTCCCAAACCTAAACCCGCAAGATCTGGTAAAGCCGTGGCCGGATATTTGCCCGGCCAGGGCTGCATGTCTCCCCGGGGGCACAGACTGCTGTCCAAGGCCCTGGGCCAAGAGGGGTTTTGTCACGCTGCACTGAGATCGGAGGCCGGAGTCTACGAGGGCTTCTGA